Proteins encoded by one window of Enterococcus faecalis:
- a CDS encoding PhnE/PtxC family ABC transporter permease: MIITEISKKKIVSTVVLILLFFITLTRIDYTGLQTFSLKMAIDVFIGLGHPDWSFVYDGSGEDLVSLLILTVAIACLGTSFATVLAIPVTLFSAVNLWPSAPFLTKIGKLGSHILRAFPELILAIIFVKVLGPGPFAGVMAIGVHQIGMLSKLFTEELESMDEKLIESMDAVGANFWQKLFYVRIPSLLPIYSSLILNHVEIAIRSAATLGLVGAGGIGAPLIFAIQTRNWSKVSILLIGVVLTIFVLDQVTELIRKKLR, encoded by the coding sequence ATGATCATAACAGAAATAAGTAAAAAGAAAATAGTATCAACAGTAGTACTAATTTTACTATTTTTCATTACACTTACACGAATCGATTATACAGGACTTCAAACATTTTCTTTAAAAATGGCGATAGATGTATTTATTGGATTGGGGCATCCAGATTGGTCCTTTGTCTACGATGGGAGTGGGGAAGATTTAGTAAGTTTACTTATTTTAACGGTTGCAATTGCTTGTTTGGGTACTTCTTTTGCAACTGTATTAGCAATACCAGTAACTTTATTTAGTGCCGTTAATTTGTGGCCATCTGCACCTTTTTTAACAAAGATTGGCAAGCTTGGTAGCCATATTTTACGCGCTTTTCCAGAATTAATTTTAGCAATTATTTTTGTAAAAGTCTTGGGGCCCGGCCCATTTGCTGGAGTAATGGCAATTGGTGTTCACCAAATTGGGATGTTGAGTAAGTTGTTCACAGAAGAATTAGAAAGTATGGATGAAAAATTGATCGAAAGTATGGATGCTGTGGGGGCAAATTTTTGGCAAAAGTTATTTTATGTGCGAATCCCTTCTTTACTACCTATTTATAGCTCTCTGATATTAAATCATGTTGAAATTGCTATTCGAAGTGCAGCTACTTTAGGCTTAGTAGGTGCTGGGGGCATTGGAGCACCATTAATTTTTGCGATCCAAACAAGAAATTGGAGTAAAGTGAGTATTCTATTAATAGGTGTTGTATTGACAATTTTTGTTTTAGATCAAGTAACAGAATTAATTAGAAAGAAATTGAGATAG
- the phnE gene encoding phosphonate ABC transporter, permease protein PhnE, producing MKIKDTIHFLWYKKLFILFIIFICIESSIAVTGADFTEILTNFSQIGRFLQQFFPPDFSFLPKIITPLIKTLEISFLGTILGFLLAVPFSFLASNVVTKNRIGLLILRFFLSLIRTIPTLLLAALMVAIFGIGEATGVLTITIFTFGMLSQLMFQAIETIDLGPIEATEATGATQLQIAVWSIFPQVASQFFGYAFYAFEVNVRASTVLGYVGAGGIGIILNTSLSLAKYDRVGIIILVILVMEIVVDWLSAYVRRTLL from the coding sequence ATGAAGATAAAAGATACTATCCATTTTCTATGGTATAAAAAACTATTTATATTGTTTATTATATTTATTTGTATAGAAAGTAGTATTGCTGTTACTGGTGCGGATTTTACTGAAATTCTTACTAATTTCAGCCAAATTGGTCGCTTTTTGCAGCAATTTTTCCCACCAGACTTTTCATTTTTACCCAAAATTATTACACCTTTAATCAAGACATTGGAAATCTCTTTTTTAGGCACGATACTAGGATTCCTTTTAGCAGTTCCTTTTAGCTTTTTAGCCTCAAATGTTGTCACAAAAAACAGAATAGGGTTGTTAATATTAAGATTTTTTCTAAGTTTGATTCGGACAATTCCGACACTTTTACTTGCGGCATTAATGGTGGCGATTTTTGGTATTGGTGAAGCAACAGGTGTCCTGACAATTACCATCTTTACTTTTGGTATGTTATCACAATTAATGTTTCAGGCAATTGAAACAATTGATTTAGGGCCAATTGAAGCTACCGAAGCAACAGGAGCCACTCAATTACAAATTGCTGTATGGTCTATTTTCCCGCAAGTAGCCAGTCAATTTTTTGGGTATGCTTTTTACGCCTTTGAAGTAAATGTTCGTGCATCCACAGTATTGGGTTATGTAGGTGCTGGAGGCATTGGGATTATTTTAAACACCTCCCTTTCTTTAGCTAAATATGATCGCGTGGGTATCATCATTCTAGTCATTTTGGTAATGGAAATAGTTGTTGATTGGTTGAGTGCATATGTTAGGAGAACGTTATTATGA